One stretch of Clavelina lepadiformis chromosome 6, kaClaLepa1.1, whole genome shotgun sequence DNA includes these proteins:
- the LOC143462196 gene encoding LOW QUALITY PROTEIN: protein cornichon homolog 4-like (The sequence of the model RefSeq protein was modified relative to this genomic sequence to represent the inferred CDS: substituted 1 base at 1 genomic stop codon), with the protein MSESLLTAAALLDSGLLLVLAVYFIITLSDLECDYLNASACCEKLNKWVLPEVVAVCVIPPLLLFSGHWIMFLFSLPFPLFLANRYIAISAGSIGFYDPTEIHNRGLLKKYMKESMIKLIYNIVSFFVFLYWXVSLELIDSNNIVGRGKCPGIGQLPFENYLQLRSAMHVGSHLDYSSFS; encoded by the exons ATGAGTGAGTCTTTGTTGACTGCTGCTGCACTTCTGGACTCAGGTCTACTTTTGGTGTTAGCTGTATATTTT ATCATTACTTTGTCAGATCTGGAGTGTGACTACCTAAATGCTTCAGCTTGTTGTGAAAAATTGAACAAATGGGTCTTACCAGAGGTAGTAGCCGTATGTGTTATACCTCCTCTTCTACTCTTCTCTGGTCATTGgattatgtttttattttcgttaCCGTTTCCCCTGTTTTTAGCAAATCG GTATATTGCAATTTCTGCAGGGAGTATTGGCTTTTACGATCCTACTGAAATTCATAACCGaggtttattgaaaaaatatatgaaagaGTCAATGATCAAGCTGATTTACAATatagtttctttttttgtttttctttattggtAAGTTTCTTTAGAGTTGATAGATAGTAATAATATTGTTGGAAGGGGGAAATGCCCTGGTATCGGCCAGCTTCCTTTTGAAAACTACCTCCAACTCCGGTCTGCAATGCATGTTGGCTCACATTTAGATTATAGTAGCTTTTCTTGA